A window of the Trichoderma asperellum chromosome 6, complete sequence genome harbors these coding sequences:
- a CDS encoding uncharacterized protein (EggNog:ENOG41): MEAYDESSATLQSTAKLATQADWVVCIQALKANPEDEYKVFTTRQLLKELKDKLAPSDTSIAMSAWRAYKAVLLEAYNSGVNPRKWFARWSEAYSQAFQHRIPEIEGTIGKIDFLEAVGARCTPSWAYVTQDNLSILESNGDSNIPTLPEYASNFRTILENYIPTKKKYIYSTLAGRSNNQNSKRQNNSNA; the protein is encoded by the coding sequence ATGGAAGCTTACGATGAGTCCTCAGCCACGCTGCAGAGCACCGCAAAGCTAGCAACTCAAGCTGACTGGGTTGTGTGCATCCAGGCACTAAAGGCCAACCCTGAGGACGAATACAAGGTCTTTACGACCAGGCAGCTGCTCAAGGAGCTGAAAGATAAGCTTGCTCCGAGCGATACGAGCATCGCGATGTCAGCTTGGCGCGCCTATAAGGCAGTCCTCTTGGAGGCCTATAATTCAGGAGTGAACCCGAGAAAGTGGTTCGCCCGATGGTCTGAAGCCTATTCCCAAGCCTTCCAGCATAGAATCCCGGAGATAGAGGGAACGATCGGCAAAATAGACTTCCTAGAAGCTGTAGGAGCACGCTGTACGCCTTCGTGGGCTTACGTTACTCAAGATAATCTATCCATCCTTGAATCAAATGGCGACTCTAATATTCCGACCCTACCTGAATATGCCTCGAATTTTAGAACCATCCTAGAAAACTATATTCCAactaaaaagaaatatatatattccacACTTGCAGGGCGCTCAAATAACCAAAATAGCAAACGCCAGAACAATTCCAACGCTTAG
- a CDS encoding uncharacterized protein (EggNog:ENOG41~TransMembrane:4 (i193-212o218-235i326-343o349-367i)) codes for MDPNPPFIASWTATPIPNLSLSAGGLLALADLNTIAQRTAIAGGSSWLDAFVLAPGLHYQQAADLLTPEYGAGRPVLSMALDGGAARYVVNNVAMVKYLRRLWEREGKYGVVTLCVKMDEGEGLGSVLTFASSLSLLLGHEASASSGKKDHHNTSSNRRRWQRRQQRGLERLRGIDHESHVKEALEMDWVSHALYLLSPLLTVSAIVFMVLLQDWWGLGFIIALMASRLANIWAIKERSRPAAAPPKPLAPPAKDDAATSPEPTAVAASIEASLPLPVSLKREDTGMTEYTIDWGQNRRVILKGLDADLRAVTTEAWLRAKTTLEGYLEAMSKLIVYMVASLSGNLSEAGAIVLMSLLLISAGLLGLSNAHATSMQMHGRRVGRLKVEKVQIAPLDPRLAVEGQIDAAPEGIPVHIVPVVSN; via the coding sequence ATGGACCCAAATCCCCCCTTTATCGCCTCTTGGACCGCCACGCCCATACCCAATCTCTCCCTCTCGGCAGGCggcctcctcgccctcgcggACCTCAACACCATCGCCCAGCGCACAGCCATAGCGGGCGGCTCCTCCTGGCTAGACGCCTTTGTGCTCGCGCCGGGCCTGCACTACCAGCAGGCGGCCGACCTGCTGACGCCCGAATATGGCGCCGGCAGGCCGGTGCTGTCGATGGCGCTGGACGGCGGGGCGGCGCGCTACGTCGTGAACAATGTGGCCATGGTCAAGTATCTGCGGCGGCTGTGGGAGCGGGAGGGCAAGTACGGCGTTGTGACGCTGTGTGTCAAGATGGATGAGGGTGAAGGGCTTGGGAGCGTTTTGACGTTTGCGTCGTCGCTGTCGTTGCTGCTGGGCCATgaggcttctgcttcttctgggaAGAAAGATCACcataatactagtagtaatagGCGGAGGTGGCAGAGGAGGCAGCAGCGCGGGCTGGAGAGGTTGCGGGGGATTGATCACGAGAGCCACGTCAAGGaggcgctggagatggaCTGGGTGAGCCATGCGCTGTATCTGCTGAGCCCGCTGCTCACGGTGTCGGCGATTGTGTTCATGGTGTTGTTGCAGGACTGGTGGGGGCTGGGCTTCATCATTGCGCTCATGGCGTCGAGGCTGGCGAATATCTGGGCCATCAAGGAGCGTTCGCGGCCTGCCGCTGCGCCGCCAAAGCCCCTTGCCCCTCCTGCAAAGGACGACGCTGCGACGTCGCCCGAGCCGACGGCGGTGGCTGCTTCGATCGAAGCTTCTCTGCCGCTGCCTGTATCgctgaagagagaagacACGGGCATGACGGAATATACCATCGACTGGGGTCAGAACCGACGGGTCATCCTCAAGGGACTGGATGCTGATTTGCGAGCCGTGACGACGGAGGCGTGGTTGCGCGCGAAGACCACGTTGGAGGGATATCTGGAGGCAATGTCCAAGCTCATTGTTTACATGGTTGCCTCACTGAGCGGCAATCTCTCTGAGGCCGGCGCCATCGTCCTCATGTCCCTGCTGCTCATCAGCGCCGGTCTACTGGGATTGAGCAACGCTCACGCAACCAGCATGCAGATGCACGGCCGCAGAGTTGGAAGGTTGAAGGTGGAAAAGGTGCAGATTGCGCCGTTGGATCCGAGACTGGCTGTGGAGGGCCAGATAGACGCGGCGCCGGAGGGTATCCCCGTTCACATTGTACCAGTAGTCAGCAATTAA
- a CDS encoding uncharacterized protein (TransMembrane:4 (o236-254i275-294o300-316i352-370o)~EggNog:ENOG41), which yields MAPAPPPPDSVSVGGIPAGYGRSCTNCSRAKCRCILRPEGGKCDRCHRLGKECQQMVTSRKRVAKRTTASRTAQLEEKLDDLVSILRATQQQQHQHHQQHHESHQPQPQPPPPPPPPSQQQHHVHLQKQQQQSPVVPPPMNGASHCEIPSSASSTSTCQPFISRLDSLADAATTSQSHSHPSNLTPPPRLLDRLPEPAPSEAEVYLVKFRQWLEFFPFMHLRPDLTAEALQRESPFLWLCIMNVTSMSMPQQAMMRDRLRQEIAQRMILNHERSIEILQGLITLVSWAAMNAGAANKPFLTLYSHICSCIIYELGLSRFPNEEQYSTVCFKAWGSKTSNCQTKNRTMEERRIVLGFWFITSVCAAFLGKMEPLTWTLHMQESLELLENEKEYPADETLVALVKLQLVGEEARKLIVSDFVGRDFGRLDPDKAPTYVFKRNLLCQLQKIRETLPAGVMSKAVIQLHIYSTETQIHSIGLFGGTKIPDSPRIDSMYAGLLAARAWYDTLFLVPLTDFVGMPFSLYIELAQIHALLYRLTTIDDPAWDKEIMRNTADLGTYLDRTIDLFTKADALYPLRGGPEDVSIFGKCTKVLRNVRSNWEPAISQNLGGLPTPSSQVVPGAAPQHTLLVDHSMMPDPELPPDFGDINWMTQVFGPWDF from the exons ATGGCCCCGgcgccgcctccgccagACTCTGTCTCCGTCGGCGGCATCCCAGCAGGCTATGGCCGCTCGTGCACCAACTGCTCGCGCGCCAAGTGTCGGTGCATCTTGAGGCCAGAAGGAGGCAAATGCGACCGCTGCCACCGCCTAGGCAAAGAGTGCCAGCAGATGGTGACGTCGCGCAAACGAGTGGCCAAGAGGACGACGGCCTCGAGAACCGCGCAGTTGGAGGAGAAGCTTGATGACCTGGTGTCGATACTGCGGGCGacgcagcaacagcagcaccagcatcatcagcagcatcatgaaTCCCATCAACCGCAACCtcaaccgccgccgccgccgccgccgccgtcacaacagcagcatcatgttcacctccagaagcagcagcagcagtcgccTGTTGTACCGCCTCCCATGAACGGCGCATCGCACTGCGAAATTCCTTCATCAGCGTCGTCCACGTCAACATGCCAACCCTTTATAAGCCGACTCGATTCATTAGCCGACGCGGCAACAACATCACAGTCACACTCGCACCCTTCCAACCTCACGCCACCTCCGCGTCTGTTGGACAGGCTTCCGGAACCAGCTCCCAGCGAGGCCGAAGTGTACCTTGTCAAGTTCCGCCAGTGGCTCGAATTCTTCCCCTTTATGCATCTAAGACCCGATCTCACGGCCGAAGCTTTGCAGAGGGAATCTCCTTTCCTCTGGCTCTGCATCATGAACGTCACGAGCATGTCCATGCCGCAACAGGCTATGATGAGAGACAGGCTGCGCCAAGAAATTGCGCAGCGGATGATCCTCAATCACGAGCGCAGCATAGAGATACTTCAAGGCTTGATAACTCTAGTATCATG GGCGGCAATGAATGCCGGTGCTGCCAACAAGCCCTTTCTTACGTTGTATTCGCATATATGTAGTTGTATCATTTACGAATTGGGCCTCAGCAGATTTCCCAACGAAGAGCAGTATTCGACGGTCTGTTTCAAGGCGTGGGGAAGCAAAACATCAAACTGCCAGACTAAGAACCGTACAATGGAAGAACGGAGGATCGTTCTTGGGTTTTGGTTCATCACGTCAGT GTGTGCGGCTTTTCTTGGTAAAATGGAGCCACTCACTTGGACGCTACACATGCAAGAGTCGCTGGAGTTACTGGAGAATGAAAAGGAATATCCAGCAGATGAAACGCTAGTCGCACTGGTTAAACTCCAGcttgttggagaagaagcaagaaagcTCATAGTAAGCGATTTTGTCGGGCGTGACTTCGGCAGACTCGACCCCGATAAAGCTCCCACGTACGTCTTCAAGAGAAATCTTCTCTGCCAGCTTCAGAAGATCCGCGAAACTTTGCCGGCTGGGGTAATGTCCAAGG CGGTGATACAACTGCACATTTACAGCACCGAAACTCAAATCCACTCAATTGGCCTCTTTGGCGGGACCAAAATCCCAGATTCGCCGCGTATCGATTCTATGTACGCGGGTCTCCTCGCTGCTCGGGCCTGGTATGATACCTTGTTTCTCGTGCCACTTACAGATTTTGTGGGCATGCCATTCTCCTTGTATATAGAGCTTGCGCAGATCCACGCTCTGCTGTACAGGCTCACGACTATAGATGACCCTGCTTGGGACAAGGAGATTATGCGCAATACGGCAGACCTTGGCACGTATCTAGATAGAACCATCGACCTTTTTACCAAGGCGGACGCGCTTTATCCCCTGAGAGGCGGACCTGAGGATGTATCAATATTTGGGAAGTGCACAAAGGTCCTTCGCAATGTGCGCTCAAACTGGGAGCCGGCCATATCGCAGAACCTAGGAGGACTCCCAACGCCAAGCAGCCAAGTTGTTCCAGGCGCTGCGCCGCAGCATACTTTGTTGGTCGACCACTCTATGATGCCAGATCCTGAGTTGCCTCCAGACTTTGGTGACATCAACTGGATGACACAAGTGTTTGGGCCCTGGGATTTCTGA
- a CDS encoding uncharacterized protein (EggNog:ENOG41) — translation MNMNRAAAAAHAADMHGDHVLQGGHAILKEDTDPAGQDTAFSNVSHSAVKQSGLEGAKQGNFQGDAGTGAGLGERMGQRACERDQYDK, via the exons ATGAACATGAACagagctgccgctgccgcacaTGCTGCGGATATGCATGGCGACCACGTCCTTCAAGGAGGCCATGCCATCTTGAAGGAAGATACGGATCCAGCCGGTCAAGACACGGCCTTCTCCAATGTTTCCCATAGCGCAGTGAAACAATCTGGTCTTGAAGGCGCAAAGCAAGGCAACTTCCAAGGCGACGCCGGCACAGGGGCTGGATTGGGAGAGAGAATGGGGCAGCGAGCTTGCGAAAG GGATCAATATGACAAATGA
- a CDS encoding uncharacterized protein (EggNog:ENOG41), translating into MSVASLQTATSPTCFLEQPANSSSSAPTKITLARATRRRVSSMKGLLPLTLSSASSCSSLNSQLPDGALEQRVDDYFPEVLARDLEISKPIFEAISMTAGPPMPPSSSSFNGYVDKPKTTTTSYRPTLSPYQSAHLRVQALGAIQERNSMVSFLDQRENDRLNDTTSDSCSATETDTSSIYSAEPPSFLIPHLSIDKKVSKLQLANAKPLSSHLSTIPQSEGSRHDSSWIEADSDAEDEYREDVGIYSTAPHLSPRPPTPPEFEASIGSISSGGSMHKLLHRKSHSVTGSSGFAPPPGQHLSNSTAQMWRPSSTQYPGQMRYPDSPESLYLPLPQYTPSIPPLQSPQYLPESGLSRRTSNTSIKRRAGSHATEVASMNYERATQEYNHFVSSIDSKNAPRYDGVYIRPSPPPSPLPSVQMWLNGSAQLFSLPFQSDELARVVPLPPDVMETLRVSTACFPETMLLSSSLTIETIRAYSRKARHPGSDTSPLPSPQLSATFSKQSLWRRVVKRGSQMSHKTRDPHVAGSGASVLQSPSSSSLESPKPWASIKNVFGNCSDYICDALYSHIVAYNYISALVARFPPSMGPGRSCSPIELQGDDIPKKAASLLGLNEASIVTSAAASVRSAKRNSYTHWGRDDARTASPVGTSASQDMAVRNIQTELLRCIRRLIATARLMSESTAAGEKMVEMDMEDADVLLMRSLCEIVRVNEEVAYIL; encoded by the coding sequence ATGTCGGTTGCTAGTTTACAAACTGCCACCTCGCCAACCTGTTTTCTAGAACAGCCTGCCAACAGCTCTAGCAGCGCACCGACCAAGATCACCCTGGCCAGGGCCACGCGGAGAAGAGTGTCAAGTATGAAAGGACTGCTACCACTTACATTGTCATCGGCATCGTCTTGTTCGAGCCTCAATAGCCAGCTACCTGACGGAGCTCTGGAACAACGAGTAGATGACTATTTTCCAGAAGTTCTTGCCCGAGATCTGGAAATATCTAAGCCAATTTTCGAAGCTATAAGCATGACAGCCGGACCGCCAatgccgccttcttcttcgtcattcAATGGCTATGTGGACAAGCCAAAGACCACTACGACTTCTTATCGGCCTACTCTTTCGCCATATCAGTCTGCCCATCTACGCGTCCAGGCTCTTGGAGCTATCCAAGAGCGAAATTCGATGGTATCATTTCTTGACCAGCGAGAAAACGACAGATTAAACGATACGACATCTGATTCGTGCTCTGCAACTGAAACTGACACATCGTCGATATATTCTGCAGAGCCTCCATCTTTTCTGATACCGCATCTTTCTATAGATAAGAAAGTATCGAAGCTGCAGTTGGCAAACGCGAAGCCACTCTCGTCACACTTGTCGACAATACCGCAATCTGAGGGCTCTCGACATGATAGTAGTTGGATCGAAGCTGATTCAGACGCTGAAGACGAGTACAGAGAGGATGTTGGAATTTATAGCACTGCACCTCACCTTTCTCCAAGGCCACCAACGCCGCCAGAATTCGAAGCCAGTATTGGCTCTATTTCTTCCGGCGGAAGCATGCATAAGCTTCTGCATCGAAAATCGCATTCAGTCACGGGGTCCTCAGGTTTCGCGCCACCGCCGGGGCAACACTTGAGCAACTCGACAGCACAGATGTGGCGACCCAGCTCGACGCAGTACCCTGGGCAGATGCGGTATCCCGATAGTCCAGAGAGCCTTTATCTGCCTTTGCCACAATACACGCCTTCCATACCGCCGTTACAGAGCCCACAATATCTACCCGAAAGTGGCCTCTCTCGGCGTACAAGCAATACGTCAATCAAGAGACGGGCTGGCAGTCACGCGACTGAGGTCGCGTCAATGAATTACGAGCGTGCTACGCAAGAGTACAACCATTTTGTGTCTTCCATTGATTCAAAAAATGCGCCCAGATACGACGGTGTCTACATCCGCCCCTCACCCCCTCCGTCACCTCTCCCCAGTGTGCAGATGTGGCTCAACGGGAGCGCGCAGCTTTTTTCATTACCTTTTCAGAGCGATGAACTGGCTCGAGTGGTTCCTCTACCACCCGATGTCATGGAGACGCTGAGGGTTTCCACCGCGTGCTTTCCTGAGACGATGCTCCTCTCGTCCAGCTTGACTATTGAGACAATCCGAGCCTACTCTAGGAAGGCCAGACATCCCGGGTCAGAtacttctcctcttcccagCCCACAATTGTCCGCTACTTTTTCGAAACAGTCATTGTGGAGGAGAGTGGTAAAGAGAGGATCACAGATGTCCCATAAGACGCGCGATCCGCATGTCGCTGGTAGTGGTGCAAGTGTCCTACAATCACCCAGCTCAAGTTCGCTGGAATCTCCTAAGCCATGGGCATCAATCAAGAATGTATTTGGAAACTGCTCTGATTACATCTGTGACGCGCTATATTCCCACATTGTCGCTTACAATTACATCTCTGCCCTTGTTGCTCGGTTTCCGCCATCAATGGGGCCCGGACGTTCATGCTCGCCCATAGAATTACAGGGCGATGATATTCCTAAGAAGGCAGCCTCTTTGCTTGGTCTTAATGAAGCATCAATTGTgacttcagcagcagcatccgtTCGCTctgcaaaaagaaacagtTATACGCATTGGGGTAGAGATGATGCGAGGACTGCTAGCCCAGTTGGTACTTCCGCAAGCCAGGACATGGCGGTTAGAAACATTCAGACGGAGCTGCTGCGGTGCATACGACGCCTCATTGCGACCGCTAGACTCATGTCTGAAAGCACAGCTGCGGGAGAGAAAATGGTGGAAATGGACATGGAGGATGCAGATGTGCTTCTAATGCGCAGTCTCTGCGAAATTGTCAGAGTAAATGAAGAGGTGGCATATATACTCTAA
- a CDS encoding uncharacterized protein (EggNog:ENOG41~TransMembrane:1 (o261-282i)): MHWQSAFSIASSTAKSSPPKMSVTGLVAVETLPRFLLPRISWTAPLSASRPAAAQSFAALQANQRKSIHSSVPAFNTGFSARRCNGSQVPALRRGFHATPRQCREHHFDTLKFVKRLKDEGFTEEQSVAMMKVLNDVIQESIQNLTRTMVLREDAARTTYTQKVDFAKLRSELASADSTESNATRNAHERLTNDIAKLSSRLRDEIGRTQASVRLDLNLEKGRIREEAVGQELKIKETETKIEQEVAALREKLEQVKFQTLQWLMGVCTGFAALLLGAWRLLM, translated from the exons ATGCATTGGCAATCCGCCTTCTCGATTGCCAGCTCAACAGCCAAATCATCGCCACCAAAAATGTCTGTCACCGGCCTCGTCGCAGTCGAGACGCTGCCTCGATTTCTGCTCCCGCGGATCAGCTGGACTGCGCCGCTCTCAGCATCTCGACCTGCTGCAGCCCAATCCTTTGCCGCGCTGCAAGCGAATCAGCGAAAGTCAATCCACAGCTCAGTGCCCGCCTTCAACACAGGTTTCTCGGCGAGACGGTGCAATGGCAGCCAAGTGCCGGCTCTAAGGAGAGGGTTCCATGCGACTCCTAGGCAATGCCGCGAACATCACTTTGATACGCTCAAGTTCGTCAAGCGGCTAAAGGATGAGGGCTTTACGGAGGAGCAGTCAGTCGCCATGATGAAGGTGCTCAACGATGTCATCCAAGAGAG TATCCAAAACCTGACACGAACCATGGTGCTCCGCGAAGACGCCGCCAGAACCACCTACACCCAAAAGGTCGACTTCGCTAAGCTGCGCTCCGAACTCGCATCCGCAGACAGCACCGAGTCCAACGCAACGCGCAATGCGCACGAGCGCCTCACCAACGACATTGCCAAACTCAGCAGCCGGCTGCGCGACGAGATTGGCCGGACACAGGCGAGCGTGCGGCTTGACCTTAACTTGGAAAAGGGGCGCATTCGAGAAGAGGCTGTCGGGCAGGAGCTCAAGATTAAGGAGACAGAGACCAAGATTGAGCAGGAGGTGGCGGCtttgagagagaagctggagcaggTCAAGTTCCAGACGCTGCAGTGGCTGATGGGTGTGTGCACCGGTTTTGCGGCACTGCTGCTTGGTGCTTGGAGATTGCTCATGTGA
- a CDS encoding uncharacterized protein (EggNog:ENOG41), whose amino-acid sequence MAPGTRRAGRSGYAEHDDFEGLPVRQWRHEWVNVAPPVQQEQQQQNDIWAIELIHGMPKDATLLPPHTQELLRAARSGRLYKRPLPNEDEEADNEANMQDKLEKKEEDTSAQGYQIRVWKQLPKNVEAPVISHLAKRRKNTVTTASRTIEEKVQGPTVTRATVRRMDAAGNPYTEEVTLSEGQRVDGEVISTRVESMPAAQPDTYAAVPQAAARRRPPPPKRKAKAGPGRGKKKSKQQPSADAQAARSVPAAAGVAAAVKTESNGGVTLVQNENVPPNPDSEMGDGEGDGDEEEEDDEEGDDGDDGDEGEDGEEGEGEGEGEGEGDETDDVKPQDESVLDASKDHDEEMVDASHIIDNPDTEMQDEQPAPEEPAPRESSPPKPANPTLELPPENPLSLPIKHEDTPPRNAVIVPSPSAPSVNTESEAAIAQPVLDTPADNTADSTIAEPPSTIVGEAPREAIERDIPHVEGAVEGAVGEVVEETALPPPDQVGNISSPKAEYESSREFDEASKGQTSVQPDDRPQKPILMHQLSTMTEDTIKPEDSVSVTAPMPESEAPSETGNASVEDGKEEALPASTEAESTEPQLAASEAGDDAPAAKEDEPDLLGGLMGELDRQAAASQLLEEVVKPDTTSAAEAKAESPVDTTLPDVPEPEVEADPEPKPKPEPEPEVEPEAETAPTITEEEATHDIPQPETLPEPEQISKPEEESNPVPESNLVPESNPVPESKPEPEVESKPEPEPELKPEPEPAPELEPETAPEDQTMADVTPPVKSEPPAEEGEGEKADPPADA is encoded by the exons ATGGCGCCAGGA ACAAGACGCGCTGGCCGTAGCGGCTATGCCGAACACGACGATTTTGAAG GTCTTCCAGTCCGTCAATGGCGGCACGAATGGGTCAACGTCGCGCCTCCGGTgcagcaggagcagcagcagcaaaacgACATCTGGGCCATCGAACTCATCCATGGCATGCCCAAAGATGCGACTCTGTTGCCCCCACACACGCAAGAGCTCCTCCGCGCTGCGCGTTCCGGCCGACTCTACAAGCGTCCACTCCCgaacgaggacgaggaagcgGACAACGAGGCCAACATGCAAGACAAActcgagaagaaagaggaggataCAAGCGCGCAGGGTTATCAGATCAGGGTTTGGAAGCAGCTGCCTAAGAATGTCGAGGCACCGGTGATTTCGCACCTTGCTAAGCGTAGGAAGAACACCGTCACCACGGCTAGCCGAACAATAGAAGAGAAAGTCCAGGGACCGACGGTGACTAGGGCCACAGTTCGACGGATGGATGCAGCTGGAAATCCATACACGGAGGAAGTCACTCTATCTGAAGGCCAACGGGTGGATGGCGAAGTCATATCAACCAGGGTTGAGTCCATGCCCGCGGCGCAGCCTGATACCTATGCGGCCGTACCACAGGCAGCAGCCAGAAGACGGCCGCCGCCACccaagagaaaagcaaaggctgGGCCTGGaagaggcaagaagaagtccAAACAGCAGCCATCTGCAGATGCGCAGGCTGCTAGAAGTGTGCCTGCAGCGGCTGGAGTCGCAGCAGCGGTCAAGACAGAGAGCAATGGAGGAGTC ACACTCGTGCAAAACGAGAACGTGCCTCCAAATCCGGATAGCGAAATGGGCGATGGTGAAGGAGAtggcgacgaagaggaggaggatgatgaagagggcgaCGACGGTGACGACGGTGACGAAggcgaagatggagaagaaggcgaaggcGAAGGCGAAGGCGAAGGCGAAGGCGACGAAACTGACGATGTCAAACCACAGGACGAATCCGTCCTAGATGCTTCCAAGGATCACGATGAAGAGATGGTCGATGCGTCTCACATAATTGACAACCCGGATACTGAGATGCAGGATGAACAACCAGCACCAGAGGAGCCAGCGCCAAGAGAGTCCTCGCCTCCTAAGCCAGCAAATCCTACGCTCGAACTCCCCCCAGAAAACCCTCTTTCTCTGCCAATCAAGCATGAAGACACCCCTCCTAGGAACGCTGTCATTGTGCCCTCCCCATCTGCGCCGTCAGTGAACACTGAATCCGAGGCGGCAATTGCTCAGCCAGTTCTGGATACGCCAGCTGATAACACAGCCGACTCTACTATCGCTGAGCCGCCGTCAACAATCGTTGGAGAAGCTCCTCGGGAGGCTATTGAGCGAGATATTCCGCATGTTGAAGGAGCTGTTGAAGGAGCTGTTGGGGAAGTCGTTGAAGAAACGGCCCTGCCTCCTCCTGACCAAGTAGGCAATATCTCAAGCCCAAAGGCTGAGTATGAAAGCTCCCGAGAATTTGATGAAGCCTCCAAGGGCCAAACCAGTGTCCAGCCAGATGACAGACCCCAGAAGCCGATATTAATGCATCAACTGTCTACAATGACCGAGGATACAATCAAGCCGGAGGACTCAGTCTCGGTAACAGCTCCTATGCCTGAATCAGAGGCACCTTCAGAAACTGGAAACGCATCAGTAGAAGatggaaaggaagaagctcTCCCTGCGAGCACAGAGGCTGAGTCAACTGAGCCGCAGTTGGCTGCTTCTGAAGCAGGCGATGATGCTCCTGCAGCCAAGGAGGATGAGCCTGATCTACTTGGAGGTTTGATGGGAGAGCTTGATCGCCAGGCAGCTGCGTCACAGCTGTTAGAAGAAGTTGTTAAGCCCGACACCACATCCGCCGCTGAGGCTAAAGCTGAGAGTCCTGTTGATACAACGCTACCTGATGTTCCTGAACCTGAAGTTGAAGCTGACCCTGAGCCTAAGCCCAAGCCTGAGCCCGAGCCTGAAGTTGAGCCTGAAGCTGAGACCGCACCAACCATCACTGAAGAGGAGGCCACACACGATATCCCGCAGCCGGAGACGCTACCCGAGCCAGAGCAGATATCAAAACCAGAGGAAGAGTCAAACCCGGTGCCGGAGTCAAACTTGGTGCCAGAGTCAAACCCGGTCCCAGAGTCAAAGCCAGAACCAGAAGTAGAGTCAAAGCCagaaccagagccagagtTGAAACCAGAACCAGAGCCAGCGCCTGAACTGGAGCCTGAAACTGCGCCAGAAGATCAGACCATGGCAGATGTGACTCCGCCAGTGAAATCAGAACCTCCggctgaagaaggagaaggagagaaagcagACCCGCCAGCCGACGCATAG